One window of Magallana gigas chromosome 2, xbMagGiga1.1, whole genome shotgun sequence genomic DNA carries:
- the LOC105326123 gene encoding uncharacterized protein, which yields MDQILEAVKKLSIDDLKIKLTDFGVNVGPILPTTKLIFQKKLAKKLYEQQQPLCDAAEGTQSETDVKELQTEGSTKTSEHACKIEPAEVSRTREELSVAEVTVYYGVCPPLNVGINSDETEDQTFVFTDKKLALQTVKKFSGARFKCFKTKEDAEKFSNSSPDDIASPWKPTTKNGNGAIATLGTGVSVESCPFKGPKPQELTNLRKAIETGDVVTVESLVWDNPRFLVSSGDTPVILQEGPRYNALHIAARSNQAGICQLLLDTLEDPSFIDKLYGHTNETDCTRSNRINFIVDLYINTPDKGGCEVPLHFACKHGFAEVVAVLISHPKTDKSVRNKYNETPKEIICSRVQNATADLKAEIRELTEGQYFVPLLRSEDNSSQPFIGTPWSPESSRCGVNVPPMSWSPRDPLMAVKACAGPMTPSKADLFHKRWNTPPSNSPKDVKRKFYSTKREDSEKGLERIGRELAHDMGIPWVEYWDFLQTYTDMTSDDGLDLLEEYLQKQSLALCIEEALGKLDLLSNSFHSFKYNQMDMSVNQSKDGIGSINGSWLMSPLTDIEESIHEHEIVDIDKYLHGNIMDQVRCRASNGTVPSTEAMKKSVRLDESFTTPKKNIYEYGRMNQSMEWSMDSSDWSQESFTGILTPMSCLSALFSKLSLLDRSRRQSRLSGSPGCLSISCMGAGYPGRVKSTLRERNKMEASDVHCNGSVVHDTGDKTQDSERTYIREAKFRPDNNNCDDLKNSNTKEQKQNTDGYQSTELFVVDDNLNTVGSRTDEQLDSPIVMDNAGTVQNHITEDRNWREETRTSSTSSCEEEPHVVESCQTDEIVQTKIQRKPDDQVDDLVNQFNDKVILDTSVDSNKDSASVKSDKELQTPRKRLTFSEDTTEDKMESSVEMEETCNTCHLDITLQLDKDRVPSFEFQSMFEMLTERKVLENQKPGPKKRVIYSRDIILDLAGKNLEDVSSVVLNVAIVPPNSTVAEMTIFSNIPFFVIRGSQFKPGNTFPSQLPAMVDVVFNFVKDSVTSALAVANKSRGKIYFISGYQPSKTDLDVYRAVQGKEVGKENYPLVHRWRALVSSRMANPNCCWPSPARSRFQGNLSASFPQVSSPHKAPESPVVFYRSPVPRSTPARQKMSATWSMPNIKAQLFPRSPLAERK from the exons ATGGATCAAATTCTTGAAGCAGTTAAAAAACTAAGTATTGATGACCTTAAAATAAAACTGACTGATTTTGGAGTAAATGTAGGTCCAATTTTACCAACTACTaagttaatatttcaaaaaaagcTTGCGAAGAAACTTTATGAACAGCAACAACCTTTATGTGATGCTGCCGAAGGAACTCAAAGTGAAACTGATGTCAAAGAATTGCAGACTGAAGGTTCCACGAAGACAAGTGAACATGCTTGTAAGATTGAACCTGCTGAAGTTTCTCGGACTCGAGAAGAATTATCGGTAGCAGAAGTGACTGTGTATTATGGTGTGTGTCCACCCCTTAATGTTGGGATCAACTCGGATGAAACAGAAG ATCAAACTTTTGTTTTCACGGACAAAAAATTGGCATTgcaaactgtaaagaaattttcTGGAGCTAGGTTCAAATGCTTCAAAACAAAGGAAGATGCTGAAAAGTTTTCCAATTCGTCACCAGATGATATTGCCTCCCCATGGAAACCTACAACTAAA aaTGGAAATGGAGCCATTGCTACGCTGGGAACTGGAGTATCAGTGGAGAGTTGTCCTTTTAAGGGTCCCAAACCACAGGAACTCACTAATCTAAGGAAAGCCATTGAGACAGGAGATGTAGTAACCGTGGAATCGTTAGTGTGGGATAATCCAAGATTTCTGGTTAGCAGTGGAGATACACCCGTTATATTACAG GAGGGTCCCAGATACAATGCCTTACACATTGCAGCTCGCAGCAACCAAGCGGGAATTTGTCAGCTTCTGTTAGATACCCTGGAAGATCCCAGTTTTATTGACAAGTTGTATGGTCACACAAATGAAACAGATTGCACCAGAAGCaatagaattaattttattgtaGACCTCTACATCAACACACCAGACAAAGGG GGTTGTGAAGTCCCTTTACATTTTGCTTGTAAACATGGTTTTGCGGAAGTTGTGGCTGTGCTGATATCTCATCCCAAAACTGACAAGTCTGTGAGGAATAAGTACAATGAAACTCCTAAGGAG attatctGCAGTAGAGTACAAAATGCAACTGCTGATCTTAAAGCTGAAATAAGAGAACTTACGGAAG GCCAGTACTTTGTTCCATTACTGAGATCTGAGGACAACTCCTCCCAGCCATTCATTGGCACCCCCTGGTCCCCGGAGAGTTCCCGGTGTGGGGTCAATGTACCACCCATGTCCTGGAGTCCCAGAGATCCACTGATGGCCGTCAAAGCATGTGCAGGACCCATGACCCCATCTAAA GCAGATTTGTTTCACAAGAGGTGGAATACTCCTCCATCTAACAGTCCAAAAGATGTCAAACGCAAGTTTTATTCCACCAAAAGAGAAGACAGTGAAAAAGGCCTAGAGAGAATAGGAAG GGAACTGGCCCATGACATGGGGATTCCGTGGGTGGAGTACTGGGATTTTCTACAGACCTACACAGACATGACTTCAGATGATGGACTTGACCTTCTAGAGGAATACCTACAGAAGCAGAGCTTGGCCCTCTGTATAGAAGAAGCCTTGGGGAAGCTAGATTTACTCTCCAACAGTTTTCATTCATTCAAATACAACCAGATGGACATGTCAGTCAATCAGAGTAAAGATGGCATTGGAAGCATCAATGGGTCTTGGCTAATGTCTCCTTTAACTGACATTGAGGAATCCATCCATGAACATGAAATTGTGGACATCGATAAATATCTGCATGGCAATATTATGGATCAGGTGAGGTGCCGCGCCTCTAATGGCACAGTGCCAAGCACAGAAGCAATGAAAAAATCAGTCCGACTGGATGAATCTTTTACTACACCAAAGAAGAACATCTATGAATATGGGAGAATGAATCAGTCCATGGAGTGGTCCATGGACAGCAGTGACTGGTCACAAGAGAGCTTTACAGGTATCCTGACTCCCATGTCTTGTCTGTCTGCTCTGTTCTCCAAGCTTTCCCTGCTTGACAGGTCACGCAGACAAAGTAGGCTGTCTGGATCACCTGGATGTTTGAGTATTTCCTGCATGGGGGCTGGTTATCCTGGACGTGTAAAGTCTACATTGCGTGAGCGTAATAAAATGGAGGCATCGGATGTTCATTGTAATGGCAGTGTTGTGCATGACACTGGGGATAAAACTCAAGACAGTGAGCGTACTTACATCAGGGAAGCTAAATTTCGGCCTGATAATAATAATTGTGATGATCTGAAGAACAGCAACACTAAAGAACAGAAACAAAACACGGATGGATATCAGTCTACTGAACTTTTTGTAGTAGATGACAACCTGAATACTGTAGGTAGTAGGACTGATGAGCAGCTTGATAGTCCAATAGTGATGGACAATGCAGGCACTGTACAAAATCATATCACCGAAGATAGGAATTGGAGGGAGGAAACTCGGACTTCAAGCACCTCTTCTTGTGAGGAGGAACCTCATGTAGTTGAAAGTTGTCAGACGGATGAAATTGTTCAAACAAAAATTCAGAGGAAGCCAGATGACCAGGTAGATGACCTTGTGAATCAATTCAATGATAAAGTCATCCTCGACACATCTGTAGACTCAAACAAAGACAGTGCAAGTGTAAAGTCAGATAAAGAACTTCAAACTCCGAGGAAGAGGTTGACATTTTCTGAGGACACCACTGAGGATAAAATGGAGAGCTCCGTGGAGATGGAGgaaacatgtaatacatgtcaCCTTGACATCACCCTCCAGTTAGATAAAGACAGGGTTCCAAGTTTTGAGTTCCAATCCATGTTTGAAATGCTGACTGAGAGAAAAGTTTTAGAAAATCAAAAGCCTGGTCCAAAGAAGCGTGTGATATATAGTCGAGACATTATTTTAGACCTTGCTGGAAAGAACCTGGAAGATGTCTCAAGTGTGGTACTTAATGTAGCCATTGTCCCTCCTAATTCAACAGTAGCAGAAATGACGATCTTCTCTAACATTCCCTTCTTTGTGATACGTGGCAGTCAGTTCAAACCTGGCAACACTTTTCCTAGTCAACTTCCCGCAATGGTGGATGTCGTTTTCAATTTTGTGAAAGATTCAGTGACATCAGCTTTGGCTGTTGCAAATAAATCAAGaggaaaaatttattttatcagcGG gtaCCAGCCAAGCAAAACAGACCTAGATGTGTACAGAGCAGTTCAAGGGAAGGAAGTGGGGAAGGAAAACTATCCACTTGTTCATAGGTGGAGAGCATTGGTGTCCTCAAGAATGGCCAATCCCAATTGCTG ttggcCAAGCCCTGCACGTTCCCGATTTCAGGGCAATTTGTCCGCCAGTTTTCCTCAAGTTTCCTCCCCTCACAAGGCCCCCGAGAGTCCTGTGGTATTTTACAGGAGTCCAGTCCCACGAAGCACTCCAGCAAGACAGAAAATGTCTGCTACTTGGTCCATGCCAAACATTAAGGCACAGTTATTCCCACGGTCTCCATTAGCAGAACGGAAATGA